The genome window TTTTCAAGATAATTACTCTATATCATTGATAATGCTTCATCAATACGTTTAATGACTTTATCTTTCCCTAACAATTCGATTGTATTTGGTAGTTCTGGACCATGCGTTTGTCCAGAAACTGCTACACGAATCGGCATAAATAAGTTCTTTCCTTTAATACCTGTTTCCTTTTGAATTGCTTTGATTTCTTTCTTAATCGCAGTCGCTTCAAATTCCTCTAATTGTTCAACTTTAGTTTTAAGTTCATTTAACACAGTTGGAACAGTCTCTCCATTTAATACCGCTTTCGCTTCGTCATCCATCGTTAAATTCTCTTTAAAGAATAACTCAGATAATTCAACAATTTCTTTCGCATAACTCATTTGCGGTTGATATAACTCAACTAGTTTATATGCCCATTCTTTATCTGATGGTGCGACAAGACCCGCTTCCATCAAGAAAGGCATGGACATTTCAAATACTGCATCAGTATCTTTAGTCTTCATATATTGGTTATTGATCCATTCTAATTTCTGTTTATCAAAAAATGCGGGAGATTTACTCAATCGACTTGCTTCAAACTTCTCAATCAGTTCATCTTTTGAGAAAATTTCTTCTTCACCACCTGGTGTCCAACCTAATAACGTAATGAAATTAAATAATGCTTCTGGCAAGTATCCAAGCTCTCTATATTGTTCGATAAATTGGAGAATAGATCCATCACGTTTACTTAACTTTTTCTTATTCTCGTTCACAATCAATGTCATATGTCCAAAGATCGGTGGTTCATACCCTAGCACATCATAAACCATCAATTGTTTAGGTGTATTTGAGATATGATCATCCCCACGTAAAACATGTGTTATTTTCATATGGTGGTCATCAATCGCAACAGCGAAATTATACGTTGGCATGCCATCTTTTTTGACGATAACCCAATCCCCGAAGTCATTAGATTCGAAAGATACTTCACCTTTCACCATGTCATTGAATTTATAAGTCTTATTTTGCGGCACTCGTAATCTAATACTTGGTGTGCGTCCTTCTGCTTCAAATTGTTCTCTCTCTTGATCTGTTAAGTTCGCATGCTTCCCACTATATCTAGGAGGCATACCATTAGCGATTTGTTCTTCTCTTTCCGCTTCTAATTCTTCTTCTGTCATATAACATTTATAAGCCTTATCTTCTTTTAACAATTGCTCAACAATCGGATCATAAATATGTCTACGCTCGGATTGACGATATGGACCTACATCTCCAGGAACATCGACACTTTCATCCCAATCAATGCCTAGCCATTTTAAATTGTCTAATTGAGACTTCTCACCTTCATCAACATGTCTAGACTGATCTGTGTCTTCAATACGAATGATAAATGCTCCATCGTTATGTTTTGCAAATAAATAATTGAATAGCGCTGTTCTAGCATTACCGATATGTAAAAATCCAGTAGGACTCGGTGCATATCTCACTCTTATATTTTCACTCATGATTCATTCTCCCTTACTCATATACTCATTATTAGCTTAATAGTATCACAGCATGACTCGCAATACCTTCTTTTCGTCCAACAAATCCCATTTTTTCTGATGTTGTTGCCTTCACATTAACTTGCTCTATACTTATATTTAAGATCTCTGCAATAACTTCTCTAATTAGGTCAATATAAGGTCTGAACTTCGGTGCTTCAGCGATAATTGTCGCATCTATATTATTAATGGTCAAACCTTTCGCCACGACTTGTGCATAAGCTTCTTTCAATAATTCTTTCGAGTCAGCACCTTCAAATTTTGGATCAGTATCTGGAAATAACTTTCCTATATCACCTAACGCCGCCGCACCTAATATCGCATCAGTAATCGCATGCAATAATACATCAGCATCAGAATGTCCTAAAAGTCCTTTATCATAAGGGATGTGAATCCCTCCGATGATTAAGTCACGATCTTTAGCAAATTGATGGACGTCGTAGCCATAACCAATTCTAATCATCACCGTTCATTCCTTTTCACCATATTTTGTAATATCAATTCACCAAGTTGTATATCAATCGGTGTTGTAATTTTTATATTTGTATCGGATCCTTCGATAATCGCAACAGCAATACCGCTTTGTTCAACGAGTGAAGCATCATCTGTTCCTAAAATACCTTTACTAAACGCATCATCATACGCTTTCGTTAACACTTTTTTCGTAAAAGCTTGAGGTGTTTGAATGTGATAAATCGAATTGCGGTCTAGTGTACTTTTAATTATTTTGTGTTCATCCACTATTTTTATTGTATCTTTTGCACGGACACCAAGTACTGCATGTTGCCCTTCTACAACACTTTGATACAACATGTTTATCTGTTCATGTATGACAAAGGGTCGTGCTGCATCATGCACCATGACGATATCGTTTTCAATATGTTTTAGCGCATGATATATACTATGTTGACGTTCAACTCCACCTTCTACTAGTGGTTTTATTTTTGTATATTGAGCTCGTAATTGTTCTATATCATGAATGTCTTGTTTATTTACTGCGATAATAATTTCATCACATAGTGAATGGGTTTCAAATATATTTAAAGTTCTCTCCAAAATGGATTGACCTTGTAATTCGATGAATAATTTATTTCTATGATGTTTCATCCGCTTTCCAACACCGGCGGCTGGAATAATTACGCTATATCCCATAGTAGCCTCCTATACTATTTTGACAAAAACAATTCGTCCTGAAGATGTTTGCAAGATTGTCTCCACTTCAACTTTCATCGTCTTATTGACGTGTTTTTTTCCATCATCAACAACAACCATTGTGCCATCTTCTAAATATCCAACACCTTGACCTTCTTCTTTACCAACTTTAGAAATATATAGATCAAATACATCTCCTTGCTGAACGGCCAGTTTCAAACTCTTTGATAAATCGTTTACATTTAACACTTTAATGTTTTTCATTTTAGCTATTTTGTTCAAGTTGATATCTGTTGTCATAATGCTCGCATTCAAATGTTTTGCGAGTAAAATCAATTGTTGGTCAACTTCTTTCACCTTATCTTTAAATTGTTTCTCCTCGATGCGTGTAGGATGTGCACTGTCCATAAGTTGTTCAAGCAATTCTAGACCACGCTGACCTCGATCACGCTTCATCCCATCTGTTGAATCTGCAACGAGTTGTAATTCATCTAATACAAACTGTGGCACGACAACCGTTCCGTCTATGAATCCACAATTGATAATATCTAAGATACGTCCATCAATAATGACACTTGTATCTAAAATCTTCTCTTGTACTTTAGTTGTCGATTGAGCTTTCGGTTTGATTTGAGGGAATATCCCTAAAATTTCTTGATGTTTCTTCAAACCAATCTGTAATCCTAAATACCCTAAAATGACTGCTAAAATAATTGGAATTGTATTTTCGAAAATCTCTATTCCAATCGTTCCGATAATAAACGCTATCAATCCTGATAACAATAAACCAACGAGCATTCCGACAGCACCCATCATAATTTCTGACAAACTGTGCGTCAAAATTGAACGTTCAAATGTTTCAATAAAATTGACTAAATAATGAATTGTCCAGTAAAAGAACACCATAAACAGTATAAGGCCAAGCAAACCATAGGTAATTGGGTTGTGGAACCAATCTGGGGGAGTGTAATCAAATAAAGACGCTAATTCTGGTAAAATGAATATCCCAATGGTCACCCCAATAACCATATATACAACCGTTAATAACTTTTTTAACATGTTTTCACCTCCTTAAAATGCAAATCATATTTCATAAATTCATCTTCTTCAATAAATTCATTACTGGGACTCAAACGCAATTTTTAACGCTTCGGAGATGTTTTGAACAGGTAACACTTCAATCTCACCAAAGAGCTCTATTTCATTCATATTGTGCTTCGGAATGATGATTCGTTTAAACCCTAATTTCAACGCTTCTTGTATACGTTGTTCAATTCGTGCAACACGCCTTACTTCACCTGTTAATCCGACTTCACCAACATAACAATCATGAGGTTTTGTTGCTTTCGATTTGAAACTTGATGCAATAGCGATAATGATACTTAAATCAACTGCAGGCTCATCTAATTTCACACCACCTGCAACTTTTAAGTAAGCATCTTGTTGTTGCATTAATAAGCCTTGTTTCTTTTCAAGAACAGCCATTAACAAGTTCAACCGATTATAATCTATACCCGTCGCCATACGTCTAGGGTTATGGAACGTTGTTGGAGAGATTAAAGCTTGAACTTCAACAAGCAACGGTCTTGTTCCTTCCATTGTTGCTACAACGGTTGACCCTTCTACATGTTCACCGCGCTCTTCTAAAAACATTTGACTTGGATTTATGACTTCGGTTAAACCAGATTGTTTCATCTCAAATATGCCCATCTCATGTGTCGAACCGAATCTGTTTTTGACTGCACGTAATATACGATAACTATGATGTGTATCCCCTTCAAAATAAAGTACTGTATCAACCATATGTTCTAACATTCTAGGCCCTGCAATTTGCCCTTCTTTCGTCACGTGTCCAACAATAAATGTTGCAATACCTTCAGTTTTAGCAATGGTCATCAATGCATGCGTACATTCCCGCACTTGACTCACACTTCCAGGCGCACTTTCCACTTCTGGATGATGAACGGTTTGGATGGAATCGACAATTAAGAATTCCGGTTTATGTTTTTTCACCATGTCGTGTATGACATCTAAATTTGTCTCTGAATGAACGTACAGTTCACTTGCATCTTCAGTTAAACGATCAGCTCGGAGTTTTGTCTGTCGTACGCTTTCTTCTCCTGATATATATAACACTTTATACTGCTGGCTCAGCTTTGCACTCGCTTGTAGCAACAACGTCGACTTCCCGATTCCAGGGTCACCACCAATGAGAACCAGTGAACCATCCACAATTCCACCACCAAGCACTCGGTCAAACTCTTTGATGTGGCTCGATTTCCTAGATACATCTTCTTTCGTCACTTCACTCAGTTTCAAAACTTCACTTGAATCGGATTCATTACGATACTGACTTACTTTAGCTTTGGCTTTAGTTGATTCTTGAAACTGTGTTACCTCTTCGATTTGATTCCAAGCGCCACAATGCGAACATCTCCCCATCCACTTAGGGCTTGTAGCACCACACGCCATACATTCATAGATTGTTTTCTTTTTGGCCATGATATTCCTCCAATGATATTATATCCATAATGAAGTGATTTGATGATTAGGTGATTCCCTACTTACTGAAATATTCGTTCATAGTATAATTAAGTATTAATCATTACTATATACTTTAAATTATTAAACACTATAAAGTTGCCCGTATGACTTCCATTGAAACAGAAGAAAGTAGGCATAACTCATGAAATTTTTCAATCTTATTATATCATGTTTTTTATTTATATTTTTAACAGTTGTATTATCGAGTTGCAACGACATTTAATCCCTTTCTTACAAAATTCATCAGCAGTCTTAGGAACCTCTTTGCCAATATCTCTGACAAGTTTACTTTCTAATTGAGTCAAATTCATTCTCCATTGTGTAATCTGTCGACTTTATTATATACAACATTTCGCAAATCCACGATTAGGAATATACCTATTTGTTCTTTAAATCAACTACAAAACCCCATACCCTATTTAAATTAACAGGATACAGGATTCACAAAATCTAGTCTTCTATATTCACTTTGAAAGCCTCATCAACGTAATCGATTTTGACACTTTTGTTCTCTAGTTCAACGCCTTTTAATATTTCTTCACTCAGTCGATCTTCAATGTGACGCTGAATTGCTCGATTAATCGGTCTTGCTCCGTATTCTGGATCGAAACCTTCTTCGGCAATTTTATCTATTGCAGCATCAGTTAATTCAATATTAATATTCTGTTTCTTCAAACGATCAACTAATTGATTAGATAATAACTTCACGATTTCATGCAGTTGTTCTTTCTCTAAAGAATGGAAGACGATAATATCATCCACACGGTTTAAGAATTCTGGCTTAAAACTATTCTTTAATTCTTTCATCATCGTCTTACGCGTTGATTCATAATCTTCTTCGGCACTTTGTCCGCCGAAACCTGCAAAACGATTATCACGGATTGCTTCAGAACCAACGTTTGATGTCATAATGATGACTGTATTTCTAAAGTCTACCGTACGACCTTTGGAATCCGTAAGACGTCCATCATCTAACACTTGTAACAACGTATTAAAGACATCCGGGTGTGCTTTCTCAACTTCATCCAATAAAATAACCGAATAAGGATTTTCACGGACTTTCTCAGTCAATTGTCCACCTTCATCAAATCCAACATATCCCGGAGGTGAACCAACCATTCTTGATACAGAATGCTTCTCCATGTACTCACTCATATCAACACGTATCATCGAATCTTCATTACCAAACATTACTTCTGCTAACGCTTTAGCAAGCTCTGTTTTACCGACGCCGGTAGGTCCTAAGAAGATAAAGCTTCCAATCGGTCGGTTCGGATCTTTCAAACCTGCTCTAGCACGTCTAACAGCTTTCGATATTGATTTCACCGCTTCACTTTGACCAATGACACGTTCATGTAACACATCTTCCATATTCAATAAGCGTTCTGATTCAGTTTCTTCTAATTTATTTAATGGAATACCTGTCCAAATTGAAACAACTTGGGTAATTGAATCTCTAGTCACTTGAGAATGAGAATCACCTTGTGTTTGAGCCCATTTGTCTTTGGTTTCTTTAAGTTGTGTTTCAAGTTTAGATTGATCATCGCGTAGTTTCGCAGCGTGTTCAAATTGTTGCTCATGAACTGCAGATTCTTTTTCGCGTCTCACTTTCTCTACTTGTTCTTCTAAGTCCTTCACATCTGAAGGAATCGTATGACTCTTCAATCTCACTTTAGAACTTGCTTCATCGATTAAGTCAATCGCTTTATCTGGTAAATATCGGTCACTAATATAACGATCACTCAGTTCAACAGCGGCTTCAATTGCTTCATCTGTAATCGTAATACGGTGATGTGCTTCATATTTATCGCGTAAACCTTTCAAAACTTCCACTGCATCTTCTGTAGAAGGCTCATCAACTTTAACGGGTTGAAATCTTCTCTCTAACGCCGCATCTTTCTCGATATATTTACGATATTCATCCAACGTTGTCGCACCGATACATTGCAATTCACCTCGAGCAAGTGCTGGTTTTAAAATATTGGATGCATCAATTGCACCTTCAGCTCCACCTGCTCCAATCAACGTATGAAGTTCATCAATGAATAAGATTACATTCCCTGCTTGATGAATCTCTTCCATGACCTTCTTGAGTCGTTCTTCAAATTCTCCACGGTACTTCGTACCTGCAACAACTGTACCCATATCTAAAGACATCACTCTTTTATCTTTTAACGTTTCTGGAATTTCATTATTCACTATTGATAGTGCTAAGCCTTCAGCAATTGCAGTCTTACCAACACCTGGTTCACCAATCAGTACTGGATTATTTTTTGTGCGTCGACTTAACACTTCAACGACACGTGTAATTTCATGTTCGCGACCGATAACCGGATCTAAACGCCCTTCTTTAGCCACTTTCGTTAAATCACGTGCCAATGAATCTAGCGTTGGTGTGCCTTCCTTATGTTGCTTTTGTGGTTCATTTTTCTTTGCAAGTTCAGGATTTCCAAGCATTTTAACTACTTGTGCCCGTGTTTTAGTAATATTCACATCTAAGTTTTGTAGGACACGTGCTGCAACGCCTTCATTCTCGCGAATGAGTCCAAGCAATAGGTGCTCCGTCCCGACAAACGTATGGTTCATTTTACGTGCTTCATCCATTGATAATTCGATGACTTTTTTAGCACGAGGTGTATAATGAATCGTAGCTTTCTCACCAACACCACTTGCTAACATACCTTCAATTTGTTCACGTATTTTATCAGTCGATAAGCCAAAAGATTCTAAAACTTTTGCGGCAATTCCTTCTTCTTCTTGTATTAATCCAAGTAATAAATGTTCTGTTCCTATATGTGCGTGATTTAATTTAATTGCTTCTTCTTGTGCATTCGCTAAAACACGCTTTGCTCGTTCTGTTAATCGTCCAAATAACATAAAATTCCTCCTTATTGTGTTCAGTTATTGCTTCATGGTCAAATGTTGTTGAATTAATTGAGCTCTATAAAGATTTTCATTTTCATTTGTTTTATATCGTATAAAAGCAGGTTGAATTTTAACCATCATTTCATGAAAGTTAAATGGCTTAGTTTCTATCATACCCAAATCATAGGCAAGTTTAACTTCACTCAACCTTTGACTTGCCTCTTTCAAATCAATCAATTTACTATATTTCAAAATCCCATATGATCGTAAAAATTGATCTTCTAATTGAACTTCGTAATGGTTATATAGAGCTTGTCTAGCCTCTTTCTCTTGATTAATCACGTTATGAACAATATATATTAAATCATCAATAATATCTTGCTCAGTCTTACCAAGTGTCACTTGATTTGAAATTTGGTATACATGACCTAAATCACGAGAACCTTCACCAAAAATACCTCGCACTAAAAATCCGAACCGCTGAATAGAGTAATTCAGTTGTGGCATTTTATCTAACATTGCTAATGCAGGCAAATGTAACATAACCGATGCTCTTAAGCCAGTACCTAGATTTGTCGGACAACTTGTCAAGTAGCCTAGTTTTTCATCGAAAGCATAATTCACTTCTTGGTCTATCTCCTGATCAATCGCTAATGCTTGATTATATAACGCTTCAATATCCAACGTGTTAGATAATGTTTGAATCCGAATATGATCTTCTTCATTGACCATAATACTTACATCTTCTTCTTTCGATATATATACAGATCCTTCAGAGTTCTTTGTTAACGTTGGTGAAATTAGATGTTTCTCAACAAGCATTAATCTTTCAACTGCTGTCACATCTTTCATTGATAATTCATCATATTGTGAAGATAATATCGGATGAACATAATCTTGGACAACTTTAAAATCATTGGCAGATGCTACGGTTGGAAAAAGCACGTGGTCTAAGTTTCTTGCTAATCGTACACGACTACTTAAAACAATTGGCTCTTCACCTTCATTTTTGACCCATTGACTCACATCGTTATATATCATTATGATTCACGCTCTTTCAACTCTTTTAACTGGTCACGATAATCTGCTGCTAATTCAAATGCTTGCTCTTTTGCAGCATCTTCCATCTTTTGCTGAAGATCTGATATTCGTTGTTTTAATTGTATTTTTTCACTTGCGTTGTCACTAACATAACCAATATGTTCATCTGCACCATGCTGGACGCGTTGTGCGATATGAATAATCTCTTGATTAAATGTCTTAAAACATTCACTACATCCAAATTTCCCATTGTGAACAATTTGCTGCAAACTTAATCCACATCTCGAACAAGTTTTAGACAGATTAAATTGTGACTGAATGTGTGATGGTGAATGATTGAATAGTGCATTCAACAACTGTTGAATGGATTGGTCATTTGAATAAAATTGAGCCAATTCACTCACGCTCCTTAATCATAAAATTGAATAATATCTATAAATTGATGCATCATATTTGCTCTAATCATGTCACGTAATTCCATATCAACTGGTATCACTTCACGTTGAATTGCACTTGCCATTAATCGTTTCTCTCGATTCGTAATTAGTTCGTTTTCTTCAAGACCATCAAGAATACGAACGGAATGATTGAACGATATTCCATCACCTATTAAACTTCGAATACGTGCTAAAAAAGCATCTTGATCGCTCGTTTCAACACGTGTAATTCGAATATAACCACCGCCACCACGTTTACTTTCTATCGTGTAACCATGTTCATTTGTAAATCTCGTTTTAATGACATAATTTAATTGAGAAGGGACACAATCAAATTTCTCTGCAATTTGCGCACGTTTAATTTCAACTTCATCTTGATCTGCTTGCCTAAACAGCTCTTTAATATACTCCTCAATAATATCTGACATATTATGCATTCGTATCACCTTCTTTTGACCTTATTTGACTATACGTTGATTATAAACAATAAATCAAAAATGGTCAAAGTTTTTGTTTAAATTTCAATTTCCCTATATTTCATTTATGTTACAACATAAATATTTTGTATATTATTTATTATTTTTCTGATAAAATATGAGAAGTTGTTTGACATAAATGTCAAAAAAAAAAATTTATAAGAGGTGAAAACGCTTGCAATTTATAGGTATACTCGGTATTATTGTCACTTTACTCCTTGCATGGCTTGTAAGTTCGAACAAGAAAAAGTTCAAATTCCTTAACATAGGTCTTATGATTTTGATTCAGTTTGTATTAACATTTATTCTATTAAACACTAGTGTTGGGGAATTTATCATCAAAAAAATTGCAGGATTTTTTGAAAAGCTGTTAGGTTTTGCAGCAGAAGGTGTTAACTTCGTATTCGGAGGAATCGCCAATGAAGGTGCAAATGTATTCTTCTTGAATGTATTAATGCCAATCGTCGTTGTTTCATTATTAATCGGTATTTTACAATATTTAAGGATATTACCGTTAATTATCAAATTACTCGGTATAATTCTTTCTAAGATTACTGGAATGGGTAACTTAGAATCTTACAATGGAGCAGCGAGTGTCATTTTAGGACAATCAGAAGTGTTTATTTCATTGAAGAATAAACTTCCACACATTTCTGACCAACGTTTATACACTTTGAGTGCTCAAGCAATGAGTTCTGTATCAATGTCAATTGTTGGTGCTTACATGACGATGTTAGACCCTAAATACGTCGTAACAGCAATCGTTCTAAACTTATTCGGTGGATTCATTATTGCCGGTATCGTCAATCCTTATGAAGTCGATGAAGACGAAGATGGCGATGACATTGATTTCAACGAGACAAAAGGTCAATCATTCTTTGAAGTTGTCGGTGAATATATTCTCGATGGTTTCAAAGTTGCCATTACCGTTGCAGCAATGTTAATCGGTTACATCGCATTGATCGCCATTGTAAACAACTTATTCTTATTAATTCCAGGCGTAAGCATTACATTCCAAGATGTATTAGGTTATATCTTTGCACCATTAGCATTTATCATCGGTGTCCCTTGGGATGAAGCAGTACGTGCTGGGTCATTGATGGCGACAAAACTTGTTACAAATGAATTCGTTGCAATGATTAATTTAGGTGAAGTTAGCGGTGAATTATCTGAACGTACGAAAGGGATTGTTTCAGTATTTTTAGTATCTTTTGCAAACTTTAGCTCAATCGGAATTATCGCTGGTAGTGTTAAAGGATTAAACGCAGAGAAAGGAAACTCAGTTGCTCGTTTCGGTTTAAAACTAGTATACGGTGCATCACTTGTTAGCTTATTATCAGCAGCGATTGTTGGATTCTTTATTTAATATATTAGGTTCTGTTGCAAAGTTAGAAAAATTATAGCTGATCACCATTTTATCATGCCAGTGTTCGTTTAACTTGCTAGCATGATGCTAATTTCGTGGCATGGCGAAAATCCGTAGATCTGAAGAGACCTGCGGTTCTTTTTATATAGAGCGTAAATACATTCAATACCTTTTAAAGTATTTTTGGCCGTATTGATACTTTGATATCTTGTCTTTCTTACTTTAATATGACGGTGATCTTGCTCAATGAGATTATTCAGATATTTCGATGTACAATGACAGTCGGGATTTAGTTTAAACGTTTTAATAACTTTAGCCATGGCTACCTTCGTTGAAGGTGCCTGATCTGTAATCACTTTTTGAGGTTTACCAAATTGTTTAATGAGACGTTTGATAAACGCATATGCTGCATGATTATCACGTTGCTTACGCAACCAAATATCTAATGTATGCCCCTCTGCATCAATAGCACGATATAAATAGCTCCATTTCCCTTTTATTTTGATGTACGTCTCATCAATACGCCATTTGTAATAGGCTTTTTTATGTTTTTTCTTCCAAATTTGATACAAAATCGGAGCATATTCTTGAACCCAACGGTAGACCGTTGAATGATGAACGTTGACACCACGTTCTCTTAGTATTTCAGATATATCACGATAACTCAGCGCGTATCTTAGATAGTAGCCAACGGCTACAGTGATGACGTCCTTGTTAAATTGTTTATATCTGAAATAGTTCATATAGCATACTCCTTTTTGTTAAAATTATACTATAAACTCAACTTTGCAACAGAACCGTATTTTTATGGTTTACAAGACAGTAGACGTTAA of Abyssicoccus albus contains these proteins:
- the gltX gene encoding glutamate--tRNA ligase, producing MSENIRVRYAPSPTGFLHIGNARTALFNYLFAKHNDGAFIIRIEDTDQSRHVDEGEKSQLDNLKWLGIDWDESVDVPGDVGPYRQSERRHIYDPIVEQLLKEDKAYKCYMTEEELEAEREEQIANGMPPRYSGKHANLTDQEREQFEAEGRTPSIRLRVPQNKTYKFNDMVKGEVSFESNDFGDWVIVKKDGMPTYNFAVAIDDHHMKITHVLRGDDHISNTPKQLMVYDVLGYEPPIFGHMTLIVNENKKKLSKRDGSILQFIEQYRELGYLPEALFNFITLLGWTPGGEEEIFSKDELIEKFEASRLSKSPAFFDKQKLEWINNQYMKTKDTDAVFEMSMPFLMEAGLVAPSDKEWAYKLVELYQPQMSYAKEIVELSELFFKENLTMDDEAKAVLNGETVPTVLNELKTKVEQLEEFEATAIKKEIKAIQKETGIKGKNLFMPIRVAVSGQTHGPELPNTIELLGKDKVIKRIDEALSMI
- a CDS encoding CtsR family transcriptional regulator, with the translated sequence MHNMSDIIEEYIKELFRQADQDEVEIKRAQIAEKFDCVPSQLNYVIKTRFTNEHGYTIESKRGGGGYIRITRVETSDQDAFLARIRSLIGDGISFNHSVRILDGLEENELITNREKRLMASAIQREVIPVDMELRDMIRANMMHQFIDIIQFYD
- a CDS encoding UvrB/UvrC motif-containing protein; protein product: MAQFYSNDQSIQQLLNALFNHSPSHIQSQFNLSKTCSRCGLSLQQIVHNGKFGCSECFKTFNQEIIHIAQRVQHGADEHIGYVSDNASEKIQLKQRISDLQQKMEDAAKEQAFELAADYRDQLKELKERES
- a CDS encoding protein arginine kinase gives rise to the protein MIYNDVSQWVKNEGEEPIVLSSRVRLARNLDHVLFPTVASANDFKVVQDYVHPILSSQYDELSMKDVTAVERLMLVEKHLISPTLTKNSEGSVYISKEEDVSIMVNEEDHIRIQTLSNTLDIEALYNQALAIDQEIDQEVNYAFDEKLGYLTSCPTNLGTGLRASVMLHLPALAMLDKMPQLNYSIQRFGFLVRGIFGEGSRDLGHVYQISNQVTLGKTEQDIIDDLIYIVHNVINQEKEARQALYNHYEVQLEDQFLRSYGILKYSKLIDLKEASQRLSEVKLAYDLGMIETKPFNFHEMMVKIQPAFIRYKTNENENLYRAQLIQQHLTMKQ
- the ispF gene encoding 2-C-methyl-D-erythritol 2,4-cyclodiphosphate synthase, whose translation is MIRIGYGYDVHQFAKDRDLIIGGIHIPYDKGLLGHSDADVLLHAITDAILGAAALGDIGKLFPDTDPKFEGADSKELLKEAYAQVVAKGLTINNIDATIIAEAPKFRPYIDLIREVIAEILNISIEQVNVKATTSEKMGFVGRKEGIASHAVILLS
- the radA gene encoding DNA repair protein RadA, with amino-acid sequence MAKKKTIYECMACGATSPKWMGRCSHCGAWNQIEEVTQFQESTKAKAKVSQYRNESDSSEVLKLSEVTKEDVSRKSSHIKEFDRVLGGGIVDGSLVLIGGDPGIGKSTLLLQASAKLSQQYKVLYISGEESVRQTKLRADRLTEDASELYVHSETNLDVIHDMVKKHKPEFLIVDSIQTVHHPEVESAPGSVSQVRECTHALMTIAKTEGIATFIVGHVTKEGQIAGPRMLEHMVDTVLYFEGDTHHSYRILRAVKNRFGSTHEMGIFEMKQSGLTEVINPSQMFLEERGEHVEGSTVVATMEGTRPLLVEVQALISPTTFHNPRRMATGIDYNRLNLLMAVLEKKQGLLMQQQDAYLKVAGGVKLDEPAVDLSIIIAIASSFKSKATKPHDCYVGEVGLTGEVRRVARIEQRIQEALKLGFKRIIIPKHNMNEIELFGEIEVLPVQNISEALKIAFESQ
- the ispD gene encoding 2-C-methyl-D-erythritol 4-phosphate cytidylyltransferase, which encodes MGYSVIIPAAGVGKRMKHHRNKLFIELQGQSILERTLNIFETHSLCDEIIIAVNKQDIHDIEQLRAQYTKIKPLVEGGVERQHSIYHALKHIENDIVMVHDAARPFVIHEQINMLYQSVVEGQHAVLGVRAKDTIKIVDEHKIIKSTLDRNSIYHIQTPQAFTKKVLTKAYDDAFSKGILGTDDASLVEQSGIAVAIIEGSDTNIKITTPIDIQLGELILQNMVKRNER
- a CDS encoding PIN/TRAM domain-containing protein, with amino-acid sequence MLKKLLTVVYMVIGVTIGIFILPELASLFDYTPPDWFHNPITYGLLGLILFMVFFYWTIHYLVNFIETFERSILTHSLSEIMMGAVGMLVGLLLSGLIAFIIGTIGIEIFENTIPIILAVILGYLGLQIGLKKHQEILGIFPQIKPKAQSTTKVQEKILDTSVIIDGRILDIINCGFIDGTVVVPQFVLDELQLVADSTDGMKRDRGQRGLELLEQLMDSAHPTRIEEKQFKDKVKEVDQQLILLAKHLNASIMTTDINLNKIAKMKNIKVLNVNDLSKSLKLAVQQGDVFDLYISKVGKEEGQGVGYLEDGTMVVVDDGKKHVNKTMKVEVETILQTSSGRIVFVKIV
- a CDS encoding ATP-dependent Clp protease ATP-binding subunit codes for the protein MLFGRLTERAKRVLANAQEEAIKLNHAHIGTEHLLLGLIQEEEGIAAKVLESFGLSTDKIREQIEGMLASGVGEKATIHYTPRAKKVIELSMDEARKMNHTFVGTEHLLLGLIRENEGVAARVLQNLDVNITKTRAQVVKMLGNPELAKKNEPQKQHKEGTPTLDSLARDLTKVAKEGRLDPVIGREHEITRVVEVLSRRTKNNPVLIGEPGVGKTAIAEGLALSIVNNEIPETLKDKRVMSLDMGTVVAGTKYRGEFEERLKKVMEEIHQAGNVILFIDELHTLIGAGGAEGAIDASNILKPALARGELQCIGATTLDEYRKYIEKDAALERRFQPVKVDEPSTEDAVEVLKGLRDKYEAHHRITITDEAIEAAVELSDRYISDRYLPDKAIDLIDEASSKVRLKSHTIPSDVKDLEEQVEKVRREKESAVHEQQFEHAAKLRDDQSKLETQLKETKDKWAQTQGDSHSQVTRDSITQVVSIWTGIPLNKLEETESERLLNMEDVLHERVIGQSEAVKSISKAVRRARAGLKDPNRPIGSFIFLGPTGVGKTELAKALAEVMFGNEDSMIRVDMSEYMEKHSVSRMVGSPPGYVGFDEGGQLTEKVRENPYSVILLDEVEKAHPDVFNTLLQVLDDGRLTDSKGRTVDFRNTVIIMTSNVGSEAIRDNRFAGFGGQSAEEDYESTRKTMMKELKNSFKPEFLNRVDDIIVFHSLEKEQLHEIVKLLSNQLVDRLKKQNINIELTDAAIDKIAEEGFDPEYGARPINRAIQRHIEDRLSEEILKGVELENKSVKIDYVDEAFKVNIED